Proteins encoded together in one Diceros bicornis minor isolate mBicDic1 chromosome 18, mDicBic1.mat.cur, whole genome shotgun sequence window:
- the RASD1 gene encoding dexamethasone-induced Ras-related protein 1 isoform X1, whose product MKLAAMIKKLCPSDSELSIPAKNCYRMVILGSSKVGKTAIVSRFLTGRFEDAYTPTIEDFHRKFYSIRGEVYQLDILDTSGNHPFPAMRRLSILTGDVFILVFSLDNRDSFEEVQRLKQQILDTKSCLKNKTKENVDVPLVICGNKGDRDFYREVEQREIEQLVGNDPQRCAYFEISAKKNSSLDQMFRALFAMAKLPSEMSPGLHRKVSVQYCDVLHEKALRSKKLLRAGGGGDPGDAFGIVAPFARRPSVHSDLMYIREKASGGGQAKAKERCVIS is encoded by the exons ATGAAACTGGCCGCGATGATCAAGAAGCTGTGCCCGAGCGACTCGGAGCTGAGTATCCCGGCCAAGAACTGCTACCGGATGGTCATCCTCGGCTCGTCCAAGGTGGGCAAGACGGCCATCGTGTCGCGTTTCCTCACGGGCCGCTTCGAAGACGCCTACACGCCCACCATCGAGGACTTCCACCGCAAGTTCTACTCCATCCGCGGCGAGGTCTACCAGCTCGACATCCTCGACACGTCCGGCAACCACCCGTTCCCGGCCATGCGGCGCCTCTCCATCCTCACTG GAGACGTCTTCATCCTGGTGTTCAGCCTGGACAACCGCGACTCCTTCGAGGAGGTGCAGAGGCTCAAGCAGCAGATCCTCGACACCAAGTCTTGCCTCAAGAACAAAACCAAGGAGAACGTGGACGTGCCTCTGGTCATCTGCGGCAACAAGGGTGACCGGGACTTCTACCGCGAGGTGGAGCAGCGCGAGATCGAGCAGCTGGTGGGGAACGACCCCCAGCGCTGCGCCTACTTCGAGATCTCGGCCAAGAAGAACAGCAGCCTGGACCAGATGTTCCGGGCGCTCTTCGCCATGGCCAAGCTGCCGAGCGAGATGAGCCCGGGCCTGCACCGCAAGGTGTCGGTGCAGTACTGCGACGTGCTGCACGAGAAGGCGCTGCGGAGCAAGAAGCTGCTGcgagcgggcggcggcggcgacccGGGCGACGCCTTCGGCATCGTGGCGCCCTTCGCGCGCAGGCCCAGCGTGCACAGCGACCTCATGTACATCCGCGAGAAGGCCAGCGGCGGCGGCCAGGCCAAGGCCAAGGAGCGCTGCGTCATCAGCTAG
- the RASD1 gene encoding dexamethasone-induced Ras-related protein 1 isoform X2 → MKLAAMIKKLCPSDSELSIPAKNCYRMVILGSSKVGKTAIVSRFLTGRFEDAYTPTIEDFHRKFYSIRGEVYQLDILDTSGNHPFPAMRRLSILTDPRHQVLPQEQNQGERGRASGHLRQQG, encoded by the exons ATGAAACTGGCCGCGATGATCAAGAAGCTGTGCCCGAGCGACTCGGAGCTGAGTATCCCGGCCAAGAACTGCTACCGGATGGTCATCCTCGGCTCGTCCAAGGTGGGCAAGACGGCCATCGTGTCGCGTTTCCTCACGGGCCGCTTCGAAGACGCCTACACGCCCACCATCGAGGACTTCCACCGCAAGTTCTACTCCATCCGCGGCGAGGTCTACCAGCTCGACATCCTCGACACGTCCGGCAACCACCCGTTCCCGGCCATGCGGCGCCTCTCCATCCTCACTG ATCCTCGACACCAAGTCTTGCCTCAAGAACAAAACCAAGGAGAACGTGGACGTGCCTCTGGTCATCTGCGGCAACAAGGGTGA